From the genome of Vicia villosa cultivar HV-30 ecotype Madison, WI linkage group LG2, Vvil1.0, whole genome shotgun sequence, one region includes:
- the LOC131651259 gene encoding uncharacterized protein LOC131651259 translates to MAEKEGAIVKTGHEESLKAAVSLLHEFELPEGLLPLADIIEIGYVKPTGYIWILQKKKVEHKFNLISKLVSYDTEITGYISKKKIKKLKGVKAKELMLWPPVNEITADEQPTGKIHFKSLAGITKTFPVEAFAAGQ, encoded by the coding sequence ATGGCAGAGAAAGAAGGAGCCATTGTCAAGACCGGACACGAAGAGTCTCTCAAAGCAGCAGTTTCACTTCTCCATGAATTCGAACTACCCGAAGGACTTCTCCCTCTCGCCGATATAATCGAAATCGGCTACGTGAAACCGACCGGTTACATATGGATTCTGCAGAAGAAGAAAGTGGAGCATAAGTTCAATCTGATAAGCAAGCTTGTGAGCTATGATACTGAGATAACAGGTTACATCTCCAAGAAGAAGATTAAGAAACTTAAAGGAGTGAAAGCGAAAGAACTCATGTTATGGCCTCCGGTTAACGAGATTACCGCCGATGAACAACCAACTGGGAAGATTCATTTCAAGAGTCTTGCTGGGATTACCAAGACTTTCCCTGTTGAAGCTTTTGCTGCTGGCCAgtaa